The following are encoded together in the Adhaeribacter arboris genome:
- a CDS encoding DUF779 domain-containing protein — MEVKRVLVTEEAKEIIDTLRQRNGPLMFHQSGGCCDGSQPMCFEAGEFRTGDSDVLLEEIYGCNFYMSRDQYEYWKHTQLTLDVTPGRGSSFSLEIPMGVRFIIRSRLFTDAELQELSSL; from the coding sequence ATGGAAGTAAAAAGAGTATTAGTCACGGAAGAGGCCAAAGAAATAATTGATACGCTCCGGCAGCGGAATGGTCCGTTAATGTTTCACCAGAGCGGCGGGTGCTGCGACGGCTCCCAACCTATGTGCTTTGAAGCCGGCGAATTTCGAACTGGCGACTCGGATGTATTACTCGAAGAAATTTACGGCTGCAACTTTTATATGTCCCGCGACCAGTATGAGTACTGGAAACATACCCAGTTAACCCTAGATGTAACGCCCGGACGTGGTTCCAGCTTTTCCTTAGAAATTCCAATGGGTGTACGTTTTATTATCCGGTCGCGGCTCTTTACCGATGCCGAATTGCAAGAATTAAGCA
- a CDS encoding sensor histidine kinase, giving the protein MVVTNMLSNVLDWTYRLLQQYKSREQLLTAYHLLQQSVFEAERKQQAEQIKALQLEKELQIHRERLGRDLHDGLGSQLTHLISRLDILVYLGNPDVNQLVRLCEFAREMNQTLRETIWLLDRGTVTLETFGSRLHGILLKIGEDREVPELRWQLRNSPDNPVLSPLIALHLIRITQEATNNALKYAIATQVSVNLAVDKTNLLLTITDNGQGFDARTTSKGFGLTNMRKRTEEVKGNFNLQTSRSGTKIRVIIPLNT; this is encoded by the coding sequence ATGGTGGTTACTAATATGCTGAGTAACGTCCTGGATTGGACGTACCGGCTCTTGCAACAATATAAATCAAGGGAACAATTATTAACTGCCTACCACTTACTGCAGCAATCGGTATTCGAAGCAGAACGCAAGCAGCAGGCAGAACAAATTAAAGCTTTGCAGCTGGAAAAAGAACTACAAATTCACCGGGAACGCTTAGGCCGTGATCTGCACGATGGCTTAGGCTCTCAACTCACGCACTTAATTTCCCGCCTCGACATACTGGTTTACCTGGGAAATCCGGATGTTAACCAGTTAGTACGCTTATGCGAATTTGCCCGCGAAATGAACCAGACCCTGCGCGAAACCATCTGGCTTTTAGACCGGGGAACAGTGACCCTGGAAACATTCGGTTCTCGCCTGCACGGTATATTACTTAAAATAGGGGAAGACCGGGAAGTTCCGGAACTTCGCTGGCAGCTCCGGAACTCGCCGGATAACCCGGTCCTATCGCCCTTAATAGCTTTGCACCTGATCCGTATCACCCAGGAAGCTACGAATAACGCCCTAAAATATGCCATAGCTACGCAGGTAAGTGTTAACCTGGCTGTTGATAAAACTAATTTGTTGCTGACTATTACCGACAATGGACAGGGCTTTGATGCCCGCACAACCAGCAAGGGATTTGGCCTGACCAACATGCGCAAACGGACCGAAGAGGTGAAAGGTAACTTTAATCTGCAAACTAGTCGTTCCGGTACAAAAATTCGGGTAATTATACCGTTAAATACCTGA
- a CDS encoding (2Fe-2S)-binding protein, protein MELQVNGVKRTAKATPETSLLSVLRDEFDLTGTKYGCGEGQCGACTVLLDGKAVRSCRTPISSLSGKEIITVEGLEKNGRLHPVQEAYLKVDVFQCGYCASGMVLSTVALLKNNPHPTQEQIIDFMNGNICRCGTYPRILQAIQEAASQA, encoded by the coding sequence ATGGAGCTTCAGGTAAACGGGGTAAAGCGTACGGCCAAAGCCACTCCGGAAACGAGTCTGTTAAGTGTTTTGCGCGACGAATTTGACCTGACGGGTACCAAGTACGGTTGCGGAGAAGGGCAATGCGGGGCTTGTACCGTATTGTTAGATGGAAAAGCAGTTCGCTCCTGCCGTACACCCATAAGTTCTCTTTCGGGTAAAGAAATTATTACCGTGGAAGGCTTGGAGAAAAACGGACGTTTGCACCCGGTGCAGGAAGCGTATTTAAAGGTAGATGTATTTCAATGCGGATATTGTGCTTCGGGTATGGTACTATCTACGGTAGCTTTGCTTAAAAATAATCCACATCCTACCCAGGAACAAATTATAGATTTTATGAACGGTAATATTTGCCGCTGTGGTACGTATCCCCGCATTCTGCAAGCCATTCAAGAAGCTGCCTCGCAAGCATAA
- a CDS encoding RES family NAD+ phosphorylase, whose amino-acid sequence MPEGSTSLSTERPVVAYRLVKERFINSPLSTEGARRYGGRWNPPGIGILYTSASPELALLEQLVHLPALPYEDLPHLFLVTLALPELPVPLPELPPDWREEAEYQVNYQALAEWLANPKVLALEVPSAVVVESKNYLLHPRHLAYARVEVINTSPFNIDARLWRDRQF is encoded by the coding sequence ATGCCTGAAGGCAGTACTTCTCTTTCCACCGAACGACCGGTGGTAGCTTATCGGTTAGTAAAAGAACGTTTTATAAATTCTCCTTTATCCACGGAGGGAGCCCGGCGCTACGGCGGCCGCTGGAACCCACCGGGGATAGGCATTTTGTATACTTCGGCGAGTCCGGAATTAGCTTTACTGGAGCAATTAGTACACTTACCTGCTTTGCCCTACGAAGATTTACCCCACTTATTTTTAGTAACCTTAGCTTTACCGGAATTGCCTGTTCCTCTACCGGAACTCCCCCCGGACTGGCGTGAAGAAGCCGAATATCAGGTTAATTACCAGGCATTGGCCGAGTGGTTGGCGAACCCAAAGGTGCTGGCATTAGAAGTACCCTCGGCCGTGGTGGTAGAATCCAAAAATTACTTATTGCATCCGCGCCACTTGGCGTACGCCCGCGTAGAAGTTATTAACACCTCTCCCTTTAACATTGACGCGCGCCTGTGGCGGGACCGTCAGTTTTAA
- a CDS encoding ARPP-1 family domain-containing protein translates to METTAYKTQLADYILACDFKPFDYSADVAKIQVFTIHTPQTFSKPVIEFSEALEKKLVEVSEIDESGSVQELTISNLSNSYLLIYEGTLLKGGKQNRVINATQLIPPLSRHIIPASCIEQGRWRRTSSTFEKSAHHSPINLRKAMREEIMYCKSSFGSQSRVWSEIKAYSSSSGLHNSSSDFEDMYHRNQSKNRVFPSGLPLPPAEGVLLQVNGEPSVDLIANTSAFEKVLPQVISGHEYAPVIRKESVLDSPAQTLAKEIANGKCYAQPAAAIGTDVRIESSLGYISALLVDGEVVSATLTGM, encoded by the coding sequence ATGGAAACTACTGCTTATAAAACCCAGTTGGCCGATTATATATTGGCTTGTGACTTCAAACCTTTTGACTATTCGGCGGATGTCGCCAAGATTCAGGTATTTACCATTCATACGCCCCAAACTTTTTCTAAGCCCGTTATTGAATTTTCCGAAGCCTTGGAAAAAAAGCTGGTAGAAGTATCCGAGATAGATGAGTCGGGCTCGGTACAAGAACTAACTATTTCTAATTTAAGCAACAGCTATTTACTAATCTACGAAGGCACCCTATTAAAAGGTGGCAAGCAAAACCGGGTAATTAATGCTACCCAATTAATTCCGCCTTTATCCAGGCACATTATTCCGGCCAGCTGCATCGAACAAGGTCGTTGGCGCCGAACTTCGTCCACGTTTGAAAAATCGGCGCATCATTCCCCCATTAATTTGCGCAAAGCCATGCGGGAAGAAATAATGTATTGTAAAAGTTCATTTGGGAGCCAAAGTAGGGTTTGGTCCGAAATAAAAGCGTATTCCAGTTCCAGCGGCTTGCATAATTCTTCCAGCGATTTTGAGGACATGTATCACCGCAACCAAAGCAAAAACCGGGTATTTCCTTCCGGTCTGCCTCTTCCCCCCGCCGAGGGCGTACTTTTACAGGTAAACGGCGAACCATCCGTAGACCTGATTGCGAATACTTCGGCCTTTGAGAAAGTATTGCCCCAAGTAATTTCCGGCCACGAATATGCCCCTGTTATCCGGAAAGAAAGTGTACTAGATAGCCCTGCCCAAACTTTAGCCAAAGAAATAGCCAACGGCAAATGTTATGCGCAACCTGCCGCTGCCATTGGCACCGACGTCCGCATTGAATCTTCGCTGGGCTACATCAGCGCCTTACTAGTGGACGGAGAAGTTGTTTCGGCTACTCTGACGGGTATGTAG
- a CDS encoding AraC family transcriptional regulator: MPLHPEPSLFSLVENRSAYSLENCELNVFETHQSAVNVNLSFKDWVLTSMLRGKKVMHLFNKPAFEYLPGESVIVPPHEVMKIDFPEAERTNPTQCVALAISAEQIRRTIDALNERCPKADSQDQWGLNQNFFHLINNQELAESINRLIRLSLNDKTREKDMLAGLTLRELLIRLMQTQARKLFELNYAQLSGSYRFAHVMQYIKENITAKLEVDKLSEQACMSRANFFRKFKEQFGYTPADYILQERLRLAKKYLQNPFNSITQVCFMAGFQNLHYFIRVFKKVTGNTPKAYQQQYKINEA, from the coding sequence GTGCCGCTTCATCCAGAGCCATCCTTGTTTTCGCTCGTCGAAAACCGATCGGCCTATTCCCTGGAAAATTGCGAACTGAACGTGTTCGAAACGCACCAGTCGGCAGTTAACGTTAACTTGTCGTTTAAGGATTGGGTGCTCACGAGTATGCTGCGGGGTAAAAAGGTGATGCATCTTTTTAATAAACCGGCCTTCGAATATTTGCCCGGCGAATCGGTAATTGTACCTCCCCACGAAGTCATGAAAATTGATTTTCCGGAAGCGGAAAGAACTAATCCTACCCAGTGTGTTGCCTTAGCTATTTCGGCGGAACAGATTCGGCGTACCATTGATGCTTTAAACGAACGTTGCCCCAAAGCCGATAGCCAGGACCAATGGGGGTTAAATCAAAACTTTTTTCATTTAATAAATAACCAGGAACTAGCCGAAAGTATTAACCGGTTAATTCGGCTAAGTTTAAATGATAAAACCCGGGAAAAAGATATGCTGGCGGGGCTTACCCTGCGCGAGTTGTTGATTCGGTTAATGCAAACCCAGGCCCGGAAGCTTTTCGAATTAAATTACGCGCAACTATCGGGTAGTTACCGGTTTGCGCACGTTATGCAATACATAAAAGAAAATATTACCGCTAAGCTGGAGGTAGATAAACTAAGCGAACAAGCCTGCATGAGCCGCGCCAATTTCTTCAGGAAGTTTAAAGAACAGTTTGGCTATACGCCCGCCGATTATATTTTGCAGGAACGTTTACGATTGGCGAAAAAATACTTACAGAATCCTTTTAATAGTATTACCCAGGTTTGCTTTATGGCCGGCTTTCAGAATCTGCATTATTTTATCCGGGTTTTTAAAAAAGTAACCGGAAATACTCCTAAAGCTTACCAGCAACAATACAAGATAAATGAAGCATAA
- a CDS encoding peptidoglycan-binding domain-containing protein produces the protein MIFLGVRGAMPVNPDQPAFAGSHQLILTSIDHQHPRCTLVQWLPSQQKLAVYPGSTVPHQRYIRQARADGGAGANQLVTGYYKDYRKGDHNLDSPTRHRAFRQMEARYVQRTIDDLVYKTDDRMEFNNPFDNLHAAWCMGVNHPDFASAGCQVVVGYPHCVKRGALPDSGPWASFVDNAYKLAQDRFPYVLLTGQDYFRAAAGNLDVSDYRLRFGSVGNEVRELQMRLKNKRFYEGIIDDQFGPRTMSAVFTFQRASFGADAADGIVEPVTLSAL, from the coding sequence ATGATTTTCTTAGGAGTACGAGGAGCCATGCCGGTAAATCCAGACCAACCTGCTTTTGCTGGTTCACACCAATTAATTTTGACTTCTATCGACCATCAGCATCCTCGGTGCACTTTGGTGCAATGGTTGCCATCCCAGCAAAAGCTGGCTGTTTATCCGGGTAGTACCGTTCCTCACCAAAGATATATCCGGCAGGCCAGAGCCGATGGTGGAGCAGGTGCCAACCAATTGGTAACCGGGTATTACAAAGACTACCGCAAAGGAGACCATAACCTAGATTCGCCTACCCGGCATCGTGCCTTCCGGCAGATGGAGGCCCGGTACGTACAGCGAACCATTGATGATTTGGTTTATAAAACGGATGACCGGATGGAATTTAATAACCCTTTTGATAACCTCCATGCCGCTTGGTGCATGGGTGTAAACCACCCCGATTTTGCTAGCGCCGGATGCCAGGTGGTGGTAGGCTATCCGCACTGCGTAAAGCGAGGTGCATTGCCCGACAGTGGTCCGTGGGCTAGTTTTGTAGATAATGCTTATAAATTAGCTCAGGACCGGTTCCCCTATGTACTGCTTACCGGTCAGGATTATTTCCGGGCTGCTGCCGGCAATCTAGATGTCTCGGATTATCGGTTGCGGTTTGGTTCGGTTGGCAATGAGGTTAGAGAATTGCAAATGCGCCTGAAAAACAAACGTTTTTATGAAGGTATTATTGATGACCAATTCGGTCCGCGTACCATGAGTGCCGTATTTACTTTTCAGCGTGCTTCATTTGGTGCCGATGCGGCTGATGGTATTGTAGAACCAGTTACTTTAAGTGCTTTATAA
- a CDS encoding response regulator encodes MTATSVGLVEDNTQLARDIREKLALSEETNVVLEARNGLELLELLAKGPIPQVVLMDIGMPGMDGIEATKLAKQKYPDLKIVMLTVMDNEQKLFEALQAGASGYLLKDARPHHLLNAIGEVLEGSLPLSPSLANMVLNYLLEKEPRRKPPLPGTENLTRREMEVLELLKQGSTVKQIAAQLFISDKTVRKHIEHIYEKLQIHSRTKL; translated from the coding sequence ATGACTGCTACTTCTGTTGGCCTCGTTGAAGATAATACGCAGCTGGCGCGGGATATCCGGGAGAAATTGGCTTTGAGCGAAGAAACCAACGTGGTGCTGGAAGCCCGGAACGGATTAGAGTTGCTGGAGTTGCTGGCAAAAGGCCCAATTCCCCAGGTAGTGCTCATGGATATTGGCATGCCCGGCATGGACGGGATTGAAGCTACCAAGCTGGCCAAACAGAAATACCCGGACCTGAAAATTGTCATGCTGACGGTGATGGATAACGAGCAGAAACTTTTTGAAGCCTTACAAGCCGGAGCTTCGGGTTATCTGCTCAAAGATGCCCGACCCCACCATTTGCTGAATGCCATTGGCGAGGTATTGGAAGGCAGTTTACCCCTTTCGCCGAGCCTGGCGAATATGGTTTTGAATTATTTACTGGAAAAGGAACCACGGCGAAAGCCACCACTTCCCGGAACAGAAAATTTAACGAGGCGGGAAATGGAAGTATTGGAATTATTAAAACAGGGTTCAACGGTAAAGCAGATTGCCGCCCAACTATTTATTTCCGATAAAACCGTGCGCAAGCACATCGAACATATTTACGAAAAACTGCAAATACATTCCCGAACCAAATTGTAA
- the parS gene encoding type II RES/Xre toxin-antitoxin system antitoxin: protein MDLLLGTGTAGDSFAVVEQARAGVARGKADELAHQVGLTDKEMARILNLSERTLHRLRPEALLDNNASERLLLLKGLLRHGLDVFDGRAEVLGRWLRIPLSELRRQAPLALLDTATGFGMVHAVLGRMEHGIYA, encoded by the coding sequence ATGGATTTACTCTTAGGAACAGGTACTGCCGGTGATAGTTTTGCCGTAGTAGAGCAAGCTCGTGCCGGCGTAGCGCGCGGAAAAGCCGATGAATTAGCCCATCAAGTGGGGCTCACCGATAAAGAAATGGCGCGCATTCTTAATCTTTCCGAACGAACCTTGCACCGGCTTCGGCCCGAAGCCTTGCTGGATAATAATGCTTCTGAACGGTTGTTGTTGCTAAAGGGCTTGTTACGTCATGGATTGGATGTTTTCGATGGGCGAGCGGAAGTTTTAGGGCGATGGTTACGAATACCCTTGTCCGAACTCCGGCGCCAGGCGCCACTTGCTTTACTGGACACCGCTACTGGTTTTGGGATGGTGCACGCCGTCCTGGGTCGAATGGAACACGGCATTTATGCCTGA
- a CDS encoding xanthine dehydrogenase family protein molybdopterin-binding subunit, with the protein MKSKEIVNDSVANLPEQLTTPSGQEMSRRKFFKWLGSGLAVALVLPDTLVQAAPTTINLATTKVPVEQIGAWLHIGQDSTVTVFTGKVEVGQNIRTSLAQVVAEELRVTVASIKMIMGDTDLVPYDAGTFGSRSTPAMGSQLRKAAAAARETLLDMAAQELKVDKSSLKAADGRVMHVASRKSLRYGEVVKGKQMLQTISEEITATPVNQWKIAGTSVPKVNGRDFLTGKHKYVSDLKLPGMVYGKILRPPAYGATLETVDASAAKAITGVTVVHEGDFVGVTAPDVATANKAIAAIKAQWKTTPQPSRPEIFTYLKSKATAGQESGRDAGINKGNIQQGLATADKTMKETYQVDYIAHAPMEPRAALAYWENGNLTVYTGTQRPFGVQSDLAEEFKIPEEKVRVIMPDTGSAYGGKHSGEAALEAARLAKAIGKPVKLTWTRPEEFTWAYFRPAGVIEVSSGVKNDGTLTTWEFHNYNSGGSGMHTPYEVQNQQIQYHPSDSPLKQGSYRGLAATANIFVLESQMNDLAQLVNQDPLAFRLQNLKDPRLRAVLEAAAKAFNWGRIKPAPGHGFGIAGGTEKGGFTATCAEVAIDQTSGQVKVIRTVTAFECGAVINPEHLDNQIMGAIVQGLGGALFEAMEFENGKILNPTFAQYRVPRFKDIPTIQIIQLNRTDLPSVGAGEAPIVAIAPAIRNAIADATGLKLKTLPLAPQGLSAYLKKS; encoded by the coding sequence ATGAAATCTAAAGAGATAGTAAATGACTCAGTAGCTAATCTGCCGGAACAATTAACTACTCCTTCCGGACAGGAAATGAGCCGACGGAAGTTTTTTAAATGGTTAGGTAGTGGCTTAGCAGTAGCCTTGGTATTACCAGATACATTGGTTCAAGCAGCACCCACTACAATTAATTTAGCCACTACAAAAGTTCCGGTCGAACAAATCGGGGCCTGGCTGCATATTGGCCAAGATAGTACCGTTACAGTTTTTACCGGAAAAGTAGAAGTAGGGCAAAACATTCGTACATCCTTGGCCCAGGTAGTAGCCGAAGAACTTCGGGTGACGGTAGCTTCGATAAAAATGATAATGGGCGATACCGACCTGGTGCCTTACGATGCCGGAACTTTTGGTAGTCGCAGTACTCCGGCTATGGGTAGTCAACTCCGGAAAGCGGCCGCTGCGGCTCGGGAAACTTTATTGGATATGGCCGCTCAGGAGTTAAAAGTAGATAAAAGCTCTCTGAAGGCAGCAGATGGCAGAGTCATGCATGTGGCTAGCCGTAAATCACTACGCTACGGCGAAGTGGTGAAGGGAAAACAAATGCTGCAAACTATTTCCGAAGAAATAACCGCCACTCCGGTAAATCAATGGAAAATTGCCGGAACCTCGGTGCCCAAAGTAAACGGACGCGATTTTTTAACCGGTAAACACAAATACGTTTCAGATTTGAAACTACCAGGAATGGTATACGGCAAAATTCTGCGCCCCCCTGCCTACGGCGCTACCCTGGAAACAGTAGATGCAAGTGCCGCTAAAGCCATAACGGGAGTTACCGTAGTACACGAAGGTGATTTCGTAGGGGTTACAGCTCCTGACGTAGCCACTGCTAACAAGGCAATAGCAGCGATTAAAGCCCAATGGAAAACAACCCCTCAGCCTTCCCGTCCGGAAATATTTACCTATTTAAAAAGTAAGGCCACGGCTGGTCAGGAAAGCGGTCGCGATGCGGGCATTAACAAAGGTAATATTCAACAAGGCCTGGCTACCGCTGATAAAACCATGAAAGAAACGTACCAGGTAGATTACATTGCCCATGCCCCTATGGAACCCCGGGCGGCTCTGGCCTACTGGGAAAATGGAAACCTTACCGTTTATACGGGTACGCAACGGCCGTTTGGCGTACAAAGCGATTTAGCCGAAGAATTTAAAATTCCGGAAGAAAAAGTGCGGGTAATTATGCCCGATACCGGTTCGGCTTACGGCGGCAAGCATTCCGGTGAGGCAGCCCTGGAAGCTGCCCGGCTGGCGAAAGCTATCGGCAAACCCGTAAAACTAACCTGGACCCGCCCGGAAGAATTTACCTGGGCTTACTTCCGGCCAGCCGGTGTAATAGAGGTAAGCAGCGGCGTGAAGAACGATGGTACCCTTACAACCTGGGAGTTTCATAATTATAACTCGGGTGGGTCGGGCATGCATACGCCTTACGAAGTACAAAACCAACAGATTCAATACCACCCATCCGATTCGCCTTTAAAGCAAGGCTCTTACCGCGGACTAGCCGCCACGGCCAATATTTTTGTGCTGGAATCACAAATGAACGATTTGGCGCAATTAGTCAACCAAGACCCGCTAGCCTTCCGGTTACAGAATTTAAAAGACCCGCGTTTACGGGCTGTTTTAGAAGCGGCCGCTAAAGCTTTTAACTGGGGTAGAATTAAACCCGCTCCAGGCCATGGTTTCGGAATAGCCGGTGGTACCGAAAAAGGCGGCTTTACCGCTACCTGCGCCGAAGTAGCCATTGACCAAACCAGCGGGCAAGTAAAAGTAATTCGCACAGTTACTGCTTTTGAATGCGGCGCCGTTATTAATCCCGAGCACTTAGATAACCAGATTATGGGAGCCATTGTGCAAGGGCTGGGCGGAGCCTTGTTTGAAGCCATGGAGTTTGAAAACGGCAAAATTTTAAATCCTACCTTTGCGCAATATCGGGTACCGCGGTTCAAGGATATTCCCACTATTCAGATTATTCAGCTTAACCGAACGGATTTGCCTTCGGTGGGTGCCGGCGAAGCGCCCATTGTCGCCATTGCGCCCGCTATCCGAAACGCCATTGCCGATGCTACCGGTTTAAAATTAAAAACCTTGCCTTTAGCCCCGCAAGGTTTATCGGCGTATTTGAAGAAAAGCTGA